In Mongoliitalea daihaiensis, one DNA window encodes the following:
- a CDS encoding BF3164 family lipoprotein — MENLITDDVLRNPTKILAVQGGLFVVVDEFGSEGFIKIFEDDWTLLASLGKLGDGPDEFYDYPSILRGENNEVFVFDGFKNSLFRLDTDSGALSLEPFEVSEMALIEDVIGVTPTHIIYQSAGFQDLLVTQSRNTGNAVSTVPLSIKNPHFQVSGTDKLVFSSNYLVKKPDEAKFAAVFNYYDELIIVDETSIVTHEVIFGDLKYDEGATIIAFTAVAATKDAIYTIYYGKDVLELEEPMTCELLVFDWQGKLQQRLTLDQPLNFLTFDEQKGILYGLNPMNEDNPIYQLDLKSSR, encoded by the coding sequence TTGGAAAATTTAATCACAGATGATGTCTTGCGAAACCCAACAAAAATACTTGCGGTACAAGGAGGTCTTTTCGTAGTTGTCGACGAATTTGGTTCGGAGGGATTTATCAAGATTTTTGAGGATGACTGGACCCTTCTTGCTTCTTTGGGGAAGTTGGGAGATGGGCCAGATGAATTTTATGATTACCCATCCATCCTTCGTGGAGAAAATAATGAGGTTTTTGTTTTTGATGGCTTTAAAAACAGTCTATTCCGTTTAGATACCGATTCGGGAGCGTTATCACTAGAGCCTTTTGAAGTTTCTGAGATGGCCTTGATAGAAGATGTTATTGGGGTAACGCCAACCCATATCATTTATCAGTCAGCAGGTTTTCAAGACCTCCTTGTTACACAATCTAGAAATACTGGGAACGCTGTAAGCACTGTTCCATTATCTATCAAAAACCCACATTTTCAAGTAAGTGGAACGGATAAGCTCGTTTTTTCTTCCAACTACTTGGTTAAGAAACCGGATGAGGCAAAGTTTGCTGCTGTGTTTAACTACTATGATGAATTAATAATTGTCGATGAAACTTCCATAGTAACTCATGAGGTGATTTTTGGGGATTTGAAGTACGATGAAGGAGCTACTATTATTGCATTTACAGCTGTCGCAGCTACCAAGGACGCTATTTACACAATTTACTATGGAAAAGACGTCCTTGAATTAGAGGAACCAATGACTTGTGAATTGCTTGTATTCGACTGGCAAGGTAAACTCCAACAACGCCTTACCCTCGACCAACCTCTTAACTTCTTAACCTTTGACGAGCAAAAAGGTATTCTGTACGGACTAAACCCCATGAATGAAGACAATCCAATCTACCAACTCGACCTTAAGAGCTCTCGCTGA
- a CDS encoding nucleotidyltransferase family protein: protein MTKPTLLVLAAGMGSRYGGNKQIDGFGPSGEIILEYSIFDAIRAGFGKVVLIVREEILEATKELILPKVKGKIEVDFVIQSLQSFVPAEFQNAARVKPYGTAHAVLCAKDAVAEPFAVINADDFYGKEAFEVLGKFLSNGVQPNLHAMVGYAIENVLSENGTVSRGVCEMNDANQLIGMTERTAIAREGEKILAKGDGEVLEIAAGTPVSMNFWGFHPAVFSDIESMWKEFLPANQENLKSEFFIPTIANNLIQAGKAAFEILEGGKTWFGVTYTEDKPGVIEALKALHEKGEYPDNLWG from the coding sequence ATGACAAAACCAACACTTTTAGTATTGGCTGCCGGCATGGGCAGCAGGTATGGAGGAAATAAACAAATTGACGGCTTTGGACCAAGCGGAGAAATTATTCTGGAATATTCCATTTTTGATGCCATTAGAGCTGGCTTTGGAAAAGTGGTCCTGATCGTACGAGAGGAAATCTTGGAAGCTACCAAAGAACTGATACTTCCAAAGGTCAAGGGAAAAATCGAAGTTGACTTTGTGATTCAGTCTTTGCAATCATTTGTGCCAGCAGAATTCCAGAATGCTGCCCGTGTAAAACCATACGGCACCGCCCATGCGGTCCTTTGTGCCAAGGATGCAGTAGCAGAACCCTTTGCTGTGATCAATGCAGATGACTTTTATGGAAAAGAGGCATTTGAAGTACTTGGAAAGTTTTTGAGCAATGGCGTTCAGCCCAACTTGCACGCCATGGTCGGCTATGCCATTGAGAATGTATTATCCGAAAATGGTACAGTTTCTAGAGGCGTTTGCGAAATGAATGACGCTAACCAACTCATTGGCATGACCGAACGTACGGCTATTGCACGTGAGGGAGAGAAAATTCTGGCCAAAGGAGATGGGGAAGTTTTGGAAATTGCAGCAGGCACGCCTGTTTCCATGAATTTCTGGGGCTTTCATCCAGCAGTATTCTCTGATATTGAGTCTATGTGGAAGGAGTTTCTCCCCGCCAATCAGGAGAATCTTAAATCCGAATTTTTTATACCGACTATTGCCAACAACCTGATTCAAGCAGGCAAAGCGGCCTTTGAAATCTTAGAAGGCGGCAAAACATGGTTTGGGGTAACGTATACAGAGGATAAGCCTGGAGTGATTGAAGCCTTGAAGGCACTTCATGAAAAGGGTGAATATCCGGATAACCTTTGGGGCTGA
- a CDS encoding P-II family nitrogen regulator, whose translation MKKIEAIIRTSKFEDIHRCVAGLGVKFFTFYEVKGMGMEHPKVQTYRGVAYEPAYIPRTKIEIVTTDEHVDEIINCILTQGRTGEVGDGKIFIYEALEAYRIRNNDTGEAAL comes from the coding sequence ATGAAAAAAATCGAAGCAATTATTAGAACATCCAAATTTGAAGACATTCATAGATGTGTCGCAGGTTTGGGAGTGAAGTTTTTCACCTTCTATGAAGTCAAGGGGATGGGCATGGAGCACCCCAAAGTTCAAACCTACCGGGGGGTGGCTTATGAACCTGCCTATATTCCCCGTACCAAAATAGAAATTGTAACCACTGATGAGCATGTGGATGAAATAATCAACTGTATTCTGACTCAAGGGAGGACTGGAGAAGTCGGAGATGGAAAAATTTTCATCTATGAAGCATTAGAAGCTTACCGTATCCGAAATAACGATACCGGGGAGGCTGCTTTATAA
- a CDS encoding ammonium transporter, which yields MNQEIFTINNLWMMVATILVFIMHLGFASLEAGLTRAKNTVNILFKNTIIPAIGLLTYAFIGFNLMYPGDDFAGSFFGLAGIGLALPEGWSTSAYNEGYTFFTDFIFQAMFAATAATIVSGAVAERIKLGPFIFFSLIYVGICYPIVGMWKWGGGFLDALDIPFYDFAGSTIVHSVGGWGALIGAYLLGPRLGKYTESGMKAIPGHNIPMATIGVFLLWFGWFGFNGGSVLTADPGTVSLVFVTTAIAGASGAMGALVASYLKFKTYDITMVLNGILAGLVSITAGADLMGVGEAAIIGFIGGTIVVFAVVFFDRIKIDDPVGAISVHLVCGIWGTLAVGLFGDLAGMGQVWSQLIGIGVVGAFCVGTSWLIFFSMKKSIGIRVDEREELEGLDINEHSMSAYPDFASKD from the coding sequence ATGAATCAAGAAATCTTTACTATCAATAATTTGTGGATGATGGTGGCCACTATTTTGGTATTCATCATGCACTTAGGCTTTGCCAGTTTGGAAGCTGGCTTGACACGCGCCAAAAATACGGTCAACATCTTATTTAAAAATACCATTATACCAGCCATTGGCTTATTGACCTATGCGTTTATAGGTTTTAATTTAATGTATCCGGGCGATGATTTTGCAGGCAGTTTTTTTGGTCTAGCAGGTATCGGTTTGGCACTCCCTGAAGGATGGAGTACCTCTGCCTACAATGAAGGGTATACTTTTTTCACTGATTTTATTTTCCAAGCCATGTTTGCTGCGACAGCGGCTACAATTGTGTCGGGAGCTGTAGCTGAACGTATCAAATTAGGTCCATTTATATTCTTTTCACTCATCTATGTAGGGATTTGTTACCCTATAGTGGGTATGTGGAAGTGGGGAGGAGGCTTCTTGGATGCGTTGGATATTCCATTTTATGATTTTGCAGGCTCGACGATTGTTCACTCTGTAGGAGGCTGGGGAGCCTTGATAGGTGCTTATTTGTTAGGTCCACGATTGGGAAAATATACGGAGTCCGGTATGAAAGCTATCCCAGGTCATAATATTCCCATGGCTACCATAGGGGTATTTCTTTTGTGGTTTGGCTGGTTTGGATTCAATGGAGGGTCTGTATTGACTGCTGATCCGGGTACAGTTTCTCTGGTATTTGTCACCACTGCGATTGCGGGGGCCTCAGGTGCTATGGGTGCCTTGGTAGCCTCCTACCTCAAATTCAAAACCTACGATATCACCATGGTACTCAATGGGATTTTGGCTGGCTTGGTATCCATTACCGCAGGAGCAGACTTAATGGGAGTAGGAGAAGCAGCTATCATCGGTTTTATCGGTGGCACTATTGTGGTATTTGCCGTTGTGTTCTTTGATAGAATTAAAATTGACGACCCCGTGGGCGCGATCTCTGTTCATTTAGTTTGTGGAATTTGGGGCACTTTAGCCGTTGGGCTTTTTGGAGATTTGGCAGGAATGGGACAAGTATGGTCGCAACTCATTGGTATAGGAGTTGTTGGTGCTTTTTGTGTGGGCACTTCCTGGTTGATTTTCTTCAGCATGAAGAAGAGTATTGGAATCCGTGTAGATGAGCGGGAAGAATTGGAGGGCTTGGATATCAACGAACACAGCATGTCTGCTTACCCGGATTTTGCTTCTAAAGATTAA
- the nadC gene encoding carboxylating nicotinate-nucleotide diphosphorylase, with the protein MRNLPYLTTDRIHAFIQAALQEDIGPGDYSSLSAFDSNQQGQARLIIKEPGVLAGMELAEIIFQYYDPSLQVQRLLDDGQVVLPGAIGLIVTGKAASILSTERLVLNCMQRMSGIATKTAYLTKKIAHTKAKLLDTRKTTPNFRMLEKWAVAIGGGVNHRFALYDMVMLKDNHIDFAGGIAQAIANTKDYLHKHQLDLKIEVETRSLAEVDQVLAIGGIDYIMLDNMDFETMREAVRRIDGKFLVEASGGITEETLATVAECGVDFISVGALTHSIKSLDISLKAF; encoded by the coding sequence GTGAGAAACTTACCCTATTTAACTACAGACCGCATACATGCCTTCATTCAAGCAGCCCTACAGGAGGACATTGGACCGGGAGATTATTCCAGCTTATCTGCATTTGACAGCAATCAGCAAGGACAAGCACGGTTGATTATCAAAGAACCTGGCGTACTGGCCGGAATGGAATTGGCTGAAATAATCTTTCAATATTACGATCCAAGCCTTCAAGTCCAACGATTACTCGATGACGGTCAGGTTGTGTTGCCCGGAGCTATAGGTTTAATTGTTACAGGAAAGGCTGCCTCCATTTTGAGTACAGAACGATTGGTTCTCAACTGCATGCAGCGTATGAGTGGCATAGCTACCAAAACCGCTTATCTGACCAAAAAAATTGCGCATACCAAGGCCAAATTGCTCGACACCCGAAAAACAACCCCTAATTTCCGAATGCTTGAAAAATGGGCAGTGGCTATCGGCGGCGGAGTCAATCATCGCTTTGCACTCTATGATATGGTGATGCTCAAAGACAACCATATTGACTTTGCAGGAGGGATTGCACAGGCTATTGCCAACACCAAAGACTACCTTCACAAACATCAGTTAGATCTGAAAATTGAGGTGGAAACCCGCAGCTTAGCAGAAGTAGATCAGGTTTTGGCTATTGGGGGCATTGACTACATCATGCTGGATAATATGGATTTTGAAACCATGAGAGAAGCTGTACGGAGAATTGATGGCAAGTTCTTGGTAGAAGCTTCTGGGGGAATTACGGAAGAAACCTTAGCCACTGTAGCCGAATGTGGAGTTGACTTTATATCGGTCGGCGCGCTGACTCATTCTATAAAATCACTAGACATCAGCTTAAAAGCCTTTTAA
- a CDS encoding DUF4783 domain-containing protein, with the protein MTNLSTFIFVLSLLTIQWWHQPARVGKLHDLDNLAYTFKNGSSRELSNYFGSRVEINISGNSGHYSKNQAEQVMRDFFKKYPPLDFHLLQKSAGSNDLTATMAHYFSGEQRFKILIKAKSEKEGPLVFALDIIKE; encoded by the coding sequence ATGACAAACCTGAGTACCTTTATTTTCGTTTTAAGCCTATTAACCATTCAATGGTGGCATCAACCTGCCCGAGTGGGTAAACTACACGATTTGGATAACTTGGCTTATACATTCAAAAATGGTTCTAGCAGGGAGCTATCCAATTACTTTGGGTCGCGAGTAGAGATTAATATCAGTGGAAATTCGGGACATTATTCTAAAAATCAGGCTGAGCAGGTCATGCGCGATTTTTTCAAAAAATATCCTCCCCTAGATTTTCATCTACTCCAAAAAAGCGCAGGAAGCAACGATCTTACGGCTACAATGGCTCATTATTTTTCAGGTGAACAGCGTTTCAAGATATTAATCAAAGCAAAATCGGAAAAAGAAGGCCCACTTGTTTTTGCGCTCGATATCATCAAAGAGTAA
- the gpmI gene encoding 2,3-bisphosphoglycerate-independent phosphoglycerate mutase gives MNKKVILMILDGWGLGTNPSVSAIEKAQTPFMDSLFNTYPHSKLDASGLAVGLPEGQMGNSEVGHMNIGAGRVVYQDLVKINKAVEEGDLNTHPVLQEAFEYAKKNTKDVHFIGLVSDGGVHAHIKHLKGLCDAAKANGLKEAFIHAFTDGRDTDPKGGLGYIKDLQAHLKGSIGTIASVVGRYYAMDRDKRWERVKLAYDALVKGEGERSKDITASISKSYVNGVTDEFIRPIIQANGDNKPVATIKEGDVVICFNFRTDRGREITQVLTQEDFEDYNMKKMNLHYVTFTSYDDTFKGVKVLFEKDNLNNTLGEVLEKAGKKQIRIAETEKYPHVTFFFSGGREVAFEGESRILCSSPKVATYDLKPEMSAFEIASKIKTELRKKEVDFVCLNFANADMVGHTGVFDAAVKACEAVDACAKQVIEQALESGYTTIVIADHGNSDMMINEDGSPNTAHTTNLVPCIMVDKDDVLPVKDGKLGDLAPTILALMGVDVPQEMTGDNLLIR, from the coding sequence ATGAATAAGAAAGTTATTTTGATGATTTTGGACGGGTGGGGACTTGGTACCAATCCATCTGTTTCTGCCATTGAAAAAGCACAAACCCCCTTCATGGATAGTCTTTTTAATACATATCCTCATAGTAAACTCGATGCTTCTGGATTAGCTGTTGGGCTTCCTGAAGGACAGATGGGGAACTCTGAGGTTGGACACATGAATATCGGTGCCGGACGCGTGGTATATCAGGATTTGGTAAAAATCAATAAAGCAGTAGAAGAAGGAGACCTCAATACGCATCCCGTCTTGCAAGAAGCTTTTGAGTATGCAAAGAAAAATACGAAGGATGTACATTTTATCGGGCTTGTATCGGATGGGGGTGTTCACGCACACATCAAGCATTTAAAAGGACTGTGTGATGCTGCCAAAGCCAATGGGTTGAAGGAGGCTTTCATCCATGCCTTTACCGACGGTAGAGATACGGACCCTAAGGGGGGTCTTGGGTATATCAAGGACTTACAGGCACATTTAAAGGGCTCTATTGGTACGATCGCATCAGTTGTGGGAAGATACTATGCCATGGATCGGGATAAGCGTTGGGAGCGCGTCAAGCTAGCGTACGACGCCCTAGTCAAAGGAGAGGGAGAGCGTTCCAAGGATATTACAGCCTCTATTTCAAAGTCTTATGTAAATGGTGTTACGGATGAATTTATCCGTCCAATCATACAAGCAAACGGCGATAATAAGCCCGTAGCAACCATCAAGGAGGGCGATGTGGTCATTTGTTTCAATTTCAGAACAGACCGTGGCAGAGAAATCACGCAAGTATTGACTCAAGAGGATTTTGAAGATTACAACATGAAAAAAATGAATCTTCATTATGTCACATTCACCAGCTATGACGATACCTTTAAAGGTGTAAAAGTCTTATTTGAGAAGGATAATTTGAATAATACCTTGGGGGAAGTTTTGGAAAAGGCAGGTAAAAAACAAATCAGAATCGCTGAAACCGAGAAGTATCCTCACGTGACATTCTTTTTCTCAGGCGGTAGAGAGGTTGCTTTTGAGGGGGAGAGCAGGATCTTATGTTCGTCTCCAAAAGTAGCTACTTATGACTTAAAACCCGAGATGTCTGCCTTTGAAATCGCATCAAAAATAAAGACAGAACTCCGTAAGAAAGAGGTGGATTTTGTTTGTCTAAATTTTGCCAATGCAGATATGGTTGGTCATACGGGGGTGTTTGATGCGGCAGTGAAAGCTTGTGAAGCGGTGGATGCCTGTGCAAAGCAGGTGATTGAACAAGCCTTGGAAAGTGGGTATACTACCATCGTCATTGCAGACCATGGCAATTCTGATATGATGATCAATGAAGATGGTTCTCCAAATACCGCCCATACCACCAATTTAGTACCGTGCATTATGGTAGATAAAGACGATGTCCTCCCTGTAAAAGACGGGAAATTGGGTGATTTGGCTCCAACCATCCTAGCCTTGATGGGAGTAGATGTACCACAAGAAATGACAGGAGATAATTTACTTATTAGGTAG
- the rpmB gene encoding 50S ribosomal protein L28 encodes MAKVCDITGKRPRVGNNVSHANNKTKRMFYPNLHKKNFYIPEEDAWITLKVCSKALRTINKNGISAVLKDAQAKGMIIIK; translated from the coding sequence ATGGCAAAAGTTTGTGACATCACCGGTAAAAGACCTCGAGTAGGTAACAACGTATCGCACGCGAACAACAAGACCAAGCGTATGTTTTATCCAAACCTACACAAGAAAAACTTCTACATCCCAGAAGAAGATGCTTGGATTACGTTGAAAGTTTGTTCCAAGGCTTTGAGAACAATCAACAAAAACGGTATCAGTGCCGTGTTGAAAGATGCTCAGGCCAAAGGTATGATCATCATTAAATAA
- the rpmG gene encoding 50S ribosomal protein L33 — protein sequence MAKKGNRVQVIMECTEHKESGLPGTSRYITTKNRKNTTTRLELKKYNPILKKMTVHKEIK from the coding sequence ATGGCTAAGAAAGGTAACAGAGTACAAGTGATTATGGAATGCACAGAGCATAAAGAGTCTGGCCTTCCAGGTACTTCAAGATACATCACAACAAAAAACCGTAAGAATACTACGACAAGATTGGAATTGAAAAAATACAATCCTATCTTGAAGAAAATGACGGTTCATAAAGAAATTAAGTAA
- a CDS encoding DUF4295 domain-containing protein yields MAKKVVATLKKEGGVTYAKVIKAVKSEKTGAYTFKEEMVPTAMVQDTLKK; encoded by the coding sequence ATGGCAAAGAAAGTAGTAGCGACCCTAAAGAAAGAAGGTGGAGTAACGTATGCTAAAGTTATCAAGGCTGTGAAGTCTGAAAAAACTGGTGCTTACACCTTCAAAGAAGAAATGGTTCCAACAGCAATGGTACAGGATACCTTGAAAAAATAA
- the ftsY gene encoding signal recognition particle-docking protein FtsY: MGIFGFFSKEKKESLDQGLQKSSENIFSKISKAVVGKSKVDEDVLDELEEILITSDVGVDTTIKVIRRIEERVARDKYLNTSELDVLLREEIMGLLEENKSADLSDFDLPADKKPYVIMVVGVNGVGKTTTIGKLAHQFKAAGKSVVLGAADTFRAAAVDQLILWGERVGVPVISHGMNTDPASVAFDTVKRAVEMNADVVIVDTAGRLHTKINLMNELTKIKRVMQKFIDDAPHEILLVLDGSTGQNAFIQAKEFTKATEVSALAITKLDGTAKGGVVIGISDQFKIPVKYIGVGEKMTDLQVFNRKEFVDSLFKKK, translated from the coding sequence ATGGGAATCTTCGGTTTTTTTTCCAAAGAGAAGAAAGAAAGTTTGGATCAAGGGCTTCAAAAGTCCAGTGAAAATATTTTTTCAAAAATCAGTAAAGCGGTCGTTGGTAAATCCAAAGTAGATGAGGATGTATTGGACGAGCTGGAAGAAATTCTGATTACTTCTGATGTAGGGGTAGATACCACGATCAAGGTCATTCGTAGGATCGAGGAACGTGTTGCCCGCGATAAATATTTGAACACCTCAGAATTGGATGTGCTCCTTCGAGAAGAAATTATGGGCTTATTGGAGGAAAACAAAAGTGCGGATCTTTCTGATTTTGATCTTCCTGCCGATAAAAAACCTTATGTCATCATGGTGGTAGGTGTCAATGGAGTTGGCAAAACCACTACCATCGGTAAGCTGGCTCATCAGTTTAAAGCAGCAGGGAAGTCCGTTGTCTTAGGTGCAGCTGATACCTTCAGAGCCGCAGCAGTGGATCAGCTAATCCTCTGGGGTGAACGCGTGGGGGTACCAGTGATTTCTCATGGGATGAATACAGATCCTGCTTCTGTGGCTTTTGATACCGTCAAGAGAGCGGTAGAGATGAATGCAGATGTAGTGATAGTAGATACCGCGGGCCGCTTGCATACCAAGATTAACTTAATGAATGAGCTTACCAAAATCAAGCGGGTGATGCAGAAGTTTATCGACGATGCCCCACATGAAATCCTATTGGTATTGGATGGATCTACTGGTCAAAATGCCTTTATTCAAGCGAAAGAATTCACGAAAGCTACAGAAGTCAGCGCACTGGCCATTACAAAGTTGGACGGAACCGCAAAGGGTGGAGTAGTCATTGGAATCTCTGATCAGTTTAAGATCCCGGTAAAATATATTGGAGTAGGGGAAAAGATGACAGACTTGCAAGTATTTAACCGTAAGGAGTTTGTAGATTCTTTGTTTAAGAAGAAGTAA
- a CDS encoding DUF4221 family protein: MKFAKLFNTLILLVSSLIFLFSCSSTQDTKTPIVFYGPIEEIILDTVYIEKDLETSRLPSTFMYDASSRSLISLAQNSLFTVPYPELTPVNKQLLEKEGPDGIGTFSYGGLITDDYIFILNSPKELIQLDKKGKVLKRIPFPLDSKIPNALFNILKGQQISWDKENQRLIIPLVPFVLKEESFENNPWIWEADFTSDEIRPLASFTFPELYKEFLEDVELGTFYNTYHPKLQAQVISMPASDSLLLIHADRQEWKYAGSSEKLQFLKGKTEQYGEMIAFLPNHESSRYGAITWDPYRNHFVRNLIISEKKVNDKVIRDHRLLFFDADFQKLAEISFNADIISRTPFFTPDGVYLKLLDAESDDYEGYVRLKTEF; the protein is encoded by the coding sequence ATGAAATTCGCAAAGCTTTTCAACACACTAATTCTTTTAGTTTCTTCGCTTATATTTCTATTCTCCTGTTCATCTACCCAAGATACAAAGACTCCTATCGTTTTTTACGGTCCAATTGAAGAAATAATCCTAGATACCGTTTATATTGAAAAAGATCTAGAAACAAGTCGGCTACCAAGCACATTTATGTATGATGCATCTTCGCGGTCATTAATTTCATTGGCACAAAATTCCCTTTTCACAGTACCCTACCCGGAACTTACACCAGTCAACAAACAGCTATTAGAAAAAGAAGGCCCAGATGGCATTGGCACCTTTAGCTATGGGGGGTTGATTACAGATGATTACATATTTATTCTGAACAGTCCAAAAGAACTGATTCAGCTAGACAAAAAGGGCAAAGTTTTAAAAAGAATTCCATTTCCCTTGGACAGTAAAATACCCAATGCGCTTTTCAATATACTCAAAGGCCAACAAATCTCCTGGGACAAAGAAAACCAACGATTGATCATCCCATTAGTACCTTTTGTTCTCAAAGAAGAAAGTTTTGAAAACAATCCTTGGATCTGGGAAGCAGATTTTACCTCAGATGAAATCCGACCTTTGGCATCATTTACTTTCCCCGAACTTTATAAAGAGTTTTTAGAGGATGTAGAATTAGGAACCTTTTACAACACTTACCACCCAAAACTCCAAGCTCAAGTTATTTCGATGCCGGCCTCAGATTCTTTGTTGCTAATTCATGCGGATAGACAGGAATGGAAATATGCCGGTTCGTCCGAAAAGCTACAATTCCTCAAAGGAAAAACGGAACAGTATGGGGAGATGATTGCCTTTTTACCCAATCATGAAAGCAGCCGCTATGGAGCCATCACTTGGGACCCTTATCGCAATCACTTTGTAAGGAATCTGATTATATCGGAGAAAAAGGTGAACGATAAGGTCATCAGAGACCATCGACTACTCTTCTTTGATGCTGATTTTCAGAAACTGGCAGAGATTAGTTTCAATGCCGACATCATCAGTCGCACACCGTTTTTCACTCCAGATGGAGTTTATCTCAAGTTGTTGGATGCTGAATCAGATGATTATGAGGGATATGTAAGGCTTAAGACCGAATTTTGA
- a CDS encoding calcineurin-like phosphoesterase C-terminal domain-containing protein: MRKLIFTAVFFTFAYVLHAQQTVKGFVFEDSNRNGKKERRENGIPNVAVSNGIEVVRTDSKGAYELPIKEHQTVFVIKPSTHELPVDKNNLPQFFYTHKPNGSPANLKYAGVTPTGPLPSSVDFALLPTTFSEKFTALIFGDPQPYSLDELDYFRKGIVSEVEGITDVSFGASLGDIVGDRPDFFNAYKEIIEKVGIPWFHVMGNHDMNFDVTSDEFSDESFTAAFGPATYAFNHGNAHFIVLENILYPDPRDGQGYWGGLREDQLAFVENNLKLVSKDKLVVLLMHIPLFEENGDSFRDADREKLLELISPFANTLSMSAHTHYMKQTFFGKEDGFYGSKAHHHFNVGTPSGDWYSGKILANGTPASTMRDGSPKGYVFLEIDGSEYAARYKPAGRAADYQIQVHAPKILVEGVRTTAQLVANFFTGAATDKVIFRINGGEWKPMINFESLDPSFWLEVMEWDTTQTALPGRRPSNPALTDHLWRAALPSNLPAGDYTIEIQATDMYGALHTATHQMRVVPKP; encoded by the coding sequence ATGAGAAAATTAATTTTTACAGCCGTCTTTTTCACTTTCGCCTATGTACTCCATGCCCAGCAAACTGTCAAAGGTTTTGTATTCGAAGACAGTAACCGCAATGGAAAAAAAGAGCGCAGAGAAAACGGGATTCCCAATGTGGCTGTTTCCAATGGAATTGAAGTAGTACGGACTGATAGCAAAGGAGCTTATGAATTACCTATCAAAGAACATCAAACAGTTTTTGTAATCAAGCCATCCACCCACGAACTTCCAGTGGATAAAAATAACCTTCCACAGTTTTTCTATACTCATAAGCCTAATGGGTCACCTGCTAATTTGAAGTATGCTGGAGTGACACCTACAGGCCCGCTACCTTCCTCTGTAGATTTTGCATTACTGCCTACCACTTTTTCGGAGAAATTCACTGCCTTGATATTTGGAGACCCTCAGCCCTATAGTTTGGATGAATTAGATTACTTTAGAAAAGGTATTGTATCTGAAGTAGAAGGAATCACCGATGTTAGTTTTGGGGCTTCTTTAGGAGACATTGTGGGTGACCGGCCGGACTTTTTCAATGCTTACAAAGAAATTATCGAAAAAGTAGGTATTCCTTGGTTTCATGTCATGGGCAATCACGATATGAATTTTGACGTCACATCCGACGAATTTAGCGATGAATCCTTCACCGCTGCTTTTGGTCCTGCCACCTATGCTTTCAATCATGGAAATGCCCACTTCATAGTATTGGAAAACATTTTGTATCCTGACCCAAGAGATGGACAGGGATATTGGGGCGGATTACGAGAAGACCAATTAGCTTTTGTGGAAAACAACCTCAAACTCGTTTCCAAGGACAAATTAGTGGTATTATTGATGCATATCCCTTTGTTTGAGGAAAATGGAGACAGCTTTAGAGATGCTGATAGAGAAAAATTATTAGAGTTGATCTCTCCCTTTGCCAATACGCTTTCTATGAGTGCACACACCCATTACATGAAACAAACTTTTTTCGGTAAAGAAGATGGTTTTTATGGAAGCAAGGCCCACCATCACTTCAATGTAGGTACTCCATCGGGTGATTGGTATAGCGGCAAGATCTTGGCAAATGGTACGCCCGCCTCTACGATGAGGGATGGATCCCCTAAAGGCTATGTATTTCTGGAAATTGATGGATCAGAGTATGCGGCTCGCTATAAGCCTGCCGGAAGAGCTGCTGACTACCAAATCCAAGTGCATGCTCCAAAAATTTTGGTAGAAGGTGTTCGCACTACTGCGCAACTAGTAGCCAACTTCTTCACTGGAGCGGCAACAGACAAAGTCATTTTTCGAATCAATGGTGGAGAATGGAAACCCATGATCAACTTTGAAAGTTTGGATCCAAGTTTTTGGTTGGAAGTCATGGAATGGGATACCACCCAAACAGCATTGCCAGGAAGAAGGCCTTCCAATCCTGCACTTACGGACCACTTATGGAGAGCAGCGCTTCCAAGCAATCTTCCAGCAGGCGACTACACCATAGAAATCCAAGCCACCGATATGTATGGAGCTTTGCATACGGCCACGCATCAGATGCGGGTAGTTCCTAAACCTTGA